In one Thermaerobacter sp. PB12/4term genomic region, the following are encoded:
- a CDS encoding M42 family metallopeptidase, whose product MADWQHTARLLEELAEAPGVPGEEDAVRQVLRRYLAPVAELEQDHLGSLIARRQGSALRPRVLLAAHMDEVGFMVRRITDEGFIKFQPLGGWWGQVLLAQRVVIHTRKGPILGVIGSKPPHLLPADERKKPVELKAMFIDIGARSRQEAEEWGIRPGDPVVPYGPFTRLRNPELVLAKALDDRAGCAIIVRVMEELAAGGHPNTVYGVATVHEEVARTGGGARTSAFAVDPDVAIAVDVGIAGDMPGVEPDEAQSRLGRGPTVLLYDSSMVPHRRLRDLVAETAEAEGIPYQFDMMPGGATDAGFFHVHGRGVPSVVVGPPARYVHSHGAIVHLADVEHTVRLLVALVKRLDEATVAALRQG is encoded by the coding sequence ATGGCCGACTGGCAGCATACCGCCCGGCTTTTAGAGGAACTGGCCGAGGCGCCGGGCGTACCCGGCGAGGAGGATGCGGTCCGGCAGGTGCTGCGCCGGTACCTGGCGCCGGTGGCGGAGCTGGAGCAGGACCACCTGGGCAGCCTCATCGCCCGGCGGCAGGGCAGCGCCCTGCGGCCCCGGGTGTTGCTGGCGGCCCACATGGACGAAGTGGGCTTCATGGTCCGGCGCATCACCGACGAGGGTTTCATCAAGTTCCAGCCCCTGGGCGGCTGGTGGGGGCAGGTCCTCCTGGCCCAGCGGGTGGTGATCCACACCCGCAAGGGCCCGATCCTCGGGGTGATCGGTTCCAAGCCGCCCCACCTCTTGCCGGCCGACGAGCGCAAGAAGCCCGTGGAACTCAAGGCGATGTTCATCGACATCGGCGCCCGCAGCCGCCAGGAAGCCGAGGAGTGGGGCATCCGCCCGGGCGATCCGGTGGTGCCCTACGGGCCCTTCACCCGCCTCCGCAACCCCGAGCTGGTCCTGGCCAAGGCCCTGGACGACCGGGCGGGCTGTGCCATCATCGTCCGGGTGATGGAAGAACTGGCCGCGGGCGGCCACCCCAACACGGTCTACGGGGTGGCCACGGTGCATGAAGAGGTGGCCCGCACCGGCGGTGGTGCCCGGACCTCGGCCTTTGCCGTGGACCCCGACGTGGCCATCGCCGTGGACGTGGGCATCGCCGGCGACATGCCCGGCGTTGAGCCCGATGAAGCCCAGAGCCGCCTGGGCCGCGGGCCCACGGTGCTGCTGTACGACAGCAGCATGGTGCCCCACCGGCGGCTCCGGGACCTGGTGGCCGAGACGGCGGAGGCCGAGGGCATTCCCTACCAGTTCGACATGATGCCGGGCGGAGCCACCGACGCCGGGTTCTTCCACGTGCACGGGCGCGGCGTCCCTTCGGTGGTGGTGGGGCCGCCGGCCCGGTACGTCCACAGCCACGGCGCCATCGTGCACCTGGCGGACGTGGAGCACACGGTGCGGCTTCTGGTGGCCCTGGTCAAACGGCTGGATGAGGCGACGGTGGCGGCGTTGCGCCAGGGTTAG
- the sdhA gene encoding succinate dehydrogenase flavoprotein subunit — protein sequence MHRHQFDAVIVGAGGAGLRAAVELAKYPDLKVAVVSKLYPSRSHTGAAQGGIGAALGNIEEDHWEWHMFDTVKGSDYLGDQDAIEVMCKEAPEAVYELEHMGLPFSRTEDGRINQRRFGGHTKEFGKAPVHRSCFAADRTGHMILQTLYQQSIKHGVRFFDEFHVVDLVMDGRRVAGVVAIELATGDLHVFHAKATLFATGGAGRMFKVTSNALALTGDGLAIAFRHGIPLEDMEFFQFHPTGIYRLGILITEGARGEGGILRNRHGERFMERYAPTIKDLAPRDVVSRAIYLEIREGRGIDGKDYVHLDLTHLSRDVIETRLPDITDFVRTYLGIDPVEEPIPIQPTAHYEMGGIPTDVDGRVIWDAKNTPVEGFYAAGECACVSVHGANRLGTNSLLDLVVFGRRAGRHMARYARESDWPALPGDATDWAREQVERFLTRQKGEKIGAIRARLQEEMMDKAGVFRTEEGLTEMEGILKELEAQYQEAAIDDRGRMYNTDLLEALELGNLLECARATVVAARNRKESRGGHAREDYPKRDDANWLKHTLLYREPDGSVRIDYKPVVITRFQPQERKY from the coding sequence ATCCACCGGCATCAGTTTGACGCCGTCATCGTCGGGGCCGGCGGCGCCGGTCTGCGCGCGGCGGTGGAACTGGCCAAGTATCCCGACCTCAAGGTGGCCGTGGTCAGCAAGCTCTACCCCTCCCGCTCCCACACCGGCGCGGCCCAGGGCGGTATCGGCGCGGCCCTGGGCAACATCGAAGAAGACCACTGGGAGTGGCACATGTTCGACACGGTGAAGGGCAGCGACTACCTGGGTGACCAGGACGCCATCGAGGTGATGTGCAAGGAAGCGCCCGAAGCCGTGTACGAGCTGGAGCACATGGGCTTGCCCTTCAGCCGCACCGAGGACGGCCGGATCAACCAGCGGCGCTTCGGCGGGCACACCAAGGAGTTCGGCAAGGCCCCCGTCCACCGCTCCTGCTTCGCTGCCGACCGCACCGGCCACATGATCCTACAGACCCTCTACCAGCAGTCCATCAAGCACGGCGTCCGCTTCTTCGACGAGTTCCACGTGGTCGACCTGGTGATGGACGGGCGGCGGGTGGCCGGGGTGGTGGCCATCGAGCTGGCCACGGGCGATCTGCACGTCTTCCATGCCAAGGCGACGCTGTTCGCCACCGGCGGTGCCGGCCGCATGTTCAAGGTCACCAGCAACGCGCTGGCCTTGACGGGCGACGGCTTGGCCATCGCCTTCCGCCACGGCATCCCCCTGGAAGACATGGAGTTCTTCCAGTTCCACCCCACGGGCATCTACCGCCTGGGGATCCTGATCACCGAAGGGGCTCGGGGCGAGGGCGGCATCCTGCGCAACCGGCACGGCGAGCGGTTCATGGAGCGGTACGCGCCCACCATCAAGGACCTGGCGCCCCGCGACGTGGTCTCGCGGGCCATCTACCTGGAGATCCGCGAGGGGCGCGGCATTGACGGCAAGGACTACGTCCACCTGGACCTGACCCACCTGAGCCGGGACGTGATCGAGACGCGCCTGCCCGACATCACCGACTTCGTCCGCACCTACCTGGGCATCGACCCGGTGGAGGAACCCATCCCCATCCAACCCACCGCCCACTACGAGATGGGCGGCATCCCGACCGACGTGGACGGGCGGGTGATCTGGGACGCGAAGAACACGCCCGTGGAAGGCTTCTACGCCGCAGGCGAATGCGCGTGCGTCTCGGTGCATGGGGCCAACCGCCTGGGCACCAACTCCCTCCTGGACCTGGTGGTGTTCGGCCGGCGGGCCGGCCGCCACATGGCCCGGTATGCCCGCGAGTCGGACTGGCCGGCCCTGCCCGGCGATGCGACCGACTGGGCCCGGGAGCAGGTGGAGCGGTTCCTCACCCGCCAGAAGGGCGAGAAGATCGGTGCCATCCGGGCACGGTTGCAGGAAGAGATGATGGACAAGGCCGGGGTCTTCCGTACGGAAGAGGGCCTGACGGAGATGGAGGGCATCCTGAAGGAGCTGGAGGCCCAGTACCAGGAGGCCGCCATCGACGACCGCGGCCGCATGTACAACACGGACCTGCTGGAGGCCCTGGAACTGGGCAACCTGCTGGAGTGCGCGCGGGCGACGGTGGTGGCCGCCCGGAACCGGAAGGAAAGCCGGGGTGGGCACGCCCGCGAGGACTACCCCAAGCGCGATGACGCCAACTGGCTCAAGCACACGCTGCTCTACCGGGAGCCCGACGGGTCGGTCCGGATCGACTACAAGCCGGTGGTCATCACGCGCTTCCAGCCCCAGGAGCGCAAGTACTGA
- a CDS encoding cob(I)yrinic acid a,c-diamide adenosyltransferase, with amino-acid sequence MKIYTRTGDAGETGMLGGGRVPKAHPRVEAYGAVDELNAALGWAAALLDGADPAPVIYQLQQECFALGADLAAPPGPARDAATGLPRVTAQQVEALEGLIDRYDAQLPPLRQFILPGGAPAAAALHLARTVARRAERRVAALAAQEEVNPVVLQYLNRLSDLLFVLARWVNHQAGVPDVPWQAQ; translated from the coding sequence ATGAAGATCTACACCCGGACGGGCGATGCCGGCGAGACGGGCATGCTGGGCGGGGGCCGGGTTCCCAAGGCCCACCCAAGGGTCGAAGCCTATGGCGCCGTGGACGAATTGAACGCCGCCCTGGGCTGGGCGGCGGCGCTGCTGGACGGCGCCGACCCGGCGCCGGTGATCTACCAGCTGCAGCAGGAGTGCTTTGCGCTGGGGGCCGATCTGGCGGCGCCGCCGGGTCCCGCCCGGGACGCGGCGACGGGCCTGCCCCGGGTGACGGCCCAGCAGGTGGAGGCGCTGGAGGGCCTGATCGATCGGTATGACGCCCAGTTGCCGCCGCTGCGGCAATTCATCCTGCCCGGCGGCGCGCCGGCGGCCGCGGCCCTGCACCTGGCGCGCACGGTGGCGCGGCGGGCCGAGCGCAGGGTAGCCGCCCTGGCAGCGCAGGAAGAAGTGAACCCCGTGGTACTCCAGTACCTGAACCGCTTGTCGGACCTGCTCTTCGTGCTGGCGCGCTGGGTCAATCACCAGGCGGGCGTGCCCGACGTCCCGTGGCAGGCCCAGTGA
- a CDS encoding flavin reductase family protein, which produces MPIVPQLLRQAMGQFATGVTLITAEVQGAVHAMTANAVTSVSLEPPLVLVCVGRDRVMHGVLEQAGRYGINVLSAEQEPLARYFARQTDQEPPYRFLKEAPRAPRLEGALAYLDCRIVERLPGGDHTIFLAEVDHAEVQGGDPLLFFAGRYARLAGQPAPTAR; this is translated from the coding sequence ATGCCGATCGTTCCCCAGTTGCTGCGCCAGGCCATGGGGCAGTTTGCCACGGGGGTCACCCTGATCACCGCCGAGGTGCAGGGGGCCGTTCACGCCATGACGGCCAATGCGGTGACGTCGGTGTCCCTGGAGCCGCCCCTGGTCCTGGTGTGCGTGGGACGGGACCGGGTCATGCACGGCGTGCTGGAGCAGGCGGGACGGTACGGGATCAACGTCCTGTCCGCCGAACAGGAGCCCCTGGCCCGGTACTTTGCGCGCCAGACCGACCAGGAACCGCCCTATCGATTTCTGAAGGAAGCGCCCCGGGCGCCCCGCCTGGAAGGCGCCCTGGCCTACCTCGATTGCCGCATCGTGGAGCGCTTGCCCGGTGGCGACCACACCATCTTCCTGGCCGAGGTGGACCACGCCGAAGTCCAGGGTGGCGATCCGCTGCTGTTCTTCGCCGGCCGCTACGCCCGGCTGGCCGGCCAGCCGGCACCCACGGCCCGCTAG
- a CDS encoding succinate dehydrogenase hydrophobic membrane anchor subunit — protein MSYGEGSSRPASGFELWSWFFMRISGLLLIFLVLGHLYIMHILNSVEIIDYNFVARRWANIGWRTYDWVMLALALFHGANGIRVIIDDYAHRPGWRTFWMVLLYVVTFILLVLGTVVLVTFPFPA, from the coding sequence GTGTCGTACGGCGAAGGCAGCTCGCGCCCGGCCAGCGGGTTCGAGTTGTGGTCCTGGTTCTTCATGCGCATCTCCGGCCTGCTTCTCATCTTCCTCGTCCTGGGACACCTCTACATCATGCACATCCTCAACAGCGTGGAAATCATCGACTACAACTTCGTCGCCCGGCGCTGGGCCAACATCGGCTGGCGCACCTACGACTGGGTGATGCTGGCCCTGGCGCTCTTCCATGGGGCCAACGGGATCCGGGTCATCATCGACGACTACGCCCACCGGCCGGGATGGCGCACCTTCTGGATGGTGCTGCTTTACGTGGTGACGTTCATCCTGCTGGTGCTGGGTACCGTGGTCCTGGTGACCTTCCCGTTCCCGGCCTGA
- a CDS encoding succinate dehydrogenase iron-sulfur subunit, translating to MTLRIRRYNPEQDQEPHWEEYRLEADPTDRVLDLLNRVKWEVDGTLAYRRSCAHGVCGSDAMIINGKARLACKTLVKELSQPITVEPMRGFRVKKDLIVDFTGFFAAYRSIKPYLINHDPEPERERLQSPHDRERFDDTTKCILCGCCTTSCPSFWANPDYVGPAAIVNAHRFIFDSRDQAADERLRILNSRDGVWRCRTIFNCTEACPRGIEVTRAIQEVKRAILLGQR from the coding sequence GTGACGCTGCGCATCCGGCGCTACAATCCGGAGCAGGATCAGGAGCCCCACTGGGAGGAATACCGGCTTGAGGCGGACCCTACCGATCGGGTCCTGGACCTTTTGAACCGGGTCAAGTGGGAGGTCGACGGCACCCTGGCCTACCGGCGGTCCTGCGCCCATGGGGTCTGCGGCTCCGACGCCATGATCATCAACGGCAAGGCCCGGCTGGCGTGCAAGACCCTGGTCAAGGAGCTGTCCCAGCCCATCACCGTGGAACCCATGCGGGGCTTCCGGGTCAAGAAGGACCTGATCGTGGACTTCACCGGTTTCTTCGCCGCATACCGGTCCATCAAGCCTTACCTGATCAACCACGACCCGGAGCCCGAGCGGGAGCGGCTGCAATCCCCCCACGACCGGGAGCGCTTCGACGACACGACCAAGTGCATCCTCTGCGGTTGCTGCACCACGTCGTGCCCGTCCTTCTGGGCCAATCCCGACTACGTGGGCCCGGCCGCCATCGTCAACGCCCACCGCTTCATCTTTGACAGCCGGGACCAGGCGGCCGACGAGCGGCTGCGCATCCTGAACTCCCGCGACGGGGTCTGGCGCTGCCGCACCATCTTCAACTGCACCGAGGCCTGCCCGCGGGGTATCGAGGTGACCCGCGCCATCCAGGAGGTCAAGCGCGCCATCCTGCTGGGGCAGCGCTGA
- the sdhC gene encoding succinate dehydrogenase, cytochrome b556 subunit gives MGLYRGYRGSQGQWAWMLHRLSGVGIMLFLMMHIVDTFLAGFGPQVYNHVMAIYKAPLFMVLEVVLVGGVVYHAVNGLRVIIIDFWPNALRWHKSLIVAEVIVFLVLFIPAAVIMLGRLFG, from the coding sequence ATGGGCCTCTACCGCGGCTACCGCGGCAGCCAGGGCCAGTGGGCGTGGATGCTCCACCGGCTGAGCGGCGTGGGCATCATGCTCTTTTTGATGATGCACATCGTCGACACCTTCCTGGCCGGGTTCGGACCGCAGGTGTACAACCACGTCATGGCCATCTACAAGGCACCGCTGTTCATGGTGCTCGAGGTGGTGCTGGTTGGCGGCGTGGTGTACCATGCGGTCAACGGCCTGCGGGTGATCATCATCGACTTCTGGCCCAACGCGCTGCGGTGGCACAAGTCGCTGATCGTTGCGGAAGTGATCGTCTTCCTGGTGCTCTTCATCCCGGCGGCGGTCATCATGCTGGGCCGCCTCTTCGGCTAG
- a CDS encoding SufS family cysteine desulfurase has product MATSVQPPAGDPVSPAGAKGAPAFDPAVLRRDFPILQRTVHGRPLAYLDSAATSQKPAAVIDALAAFYRESNANVHRGIHTLAEEATAAYEGARARTAAFLGACEDEIVFTRGTTEALNMVAWGWAFHHLRPGDTILVTLMEHHSNLVPWQQVAARGGFQLRAVPLTPDGRLDREAFTRLLEAHRPRVVALAHMSNVLGTINPVPELARQARAAGAVVVVDGAQSVPHLPVDVGSLGADFLAFSAHKMLGPTGLGVLYGRRERLAEMEPLLGGGGMIRRVEVDRSTWADPPQRFEAGTPPIAEAAAFTAALDYLQRLGLEAVAAHERELVRYAWERLQQVPGLILYGPGPEHRGGVISFTLEGVHPHDLAQVLDGEGVAIRAGHHCTQPLHRHLGVVATARASFYIYNDRDDVDRLVDGIEKARRLLTGP; this is encoded by the coding sequence ATGGCCACCTCCGTTCAGCCACCGGCCGGTGACCCGGTTTCACCGGCCGGCGCGAAGGGCGCACCCGCCTTCGACCCGGCGGTCCTGCGCCGCGACTTTCCCATCCTGCAGAGGACCGTGCACGGGCGCCCGCTGGCCTACCTGGACAGCGCCGCCACCTCCCAGAAGCCCGCCGCGGTCATCGACGCCCTGGCCGCGTTCTACCGCGAAAGCAACGCCAACGTCCACCGGGGCATCCACACCCTGGCCGAGGAGGCGACGGCGGCATACGAGGGAGCCCGGGCCCGTACCGCCGCCTTCCTGGGTGCCTGCGAGGACGAAATCGTCTTCACCCGCGGCACCACGGAAGCCCTCAACATGGTCGCCTGGGGCTGGGCCTTCCATCACCTGCGGCCCGGGGATACCATCCTGGTCACCCTGATGGAGCACCACAGCAACCTGGTGCCGTGGCAGCAGGTGGCGGCCCGGGGAGGATTCCAGCTGCGGGCCGTGCCGCTGACGCCCGACGGGCGGCTGGACAGGGAAGCCTTCACCCGTCTCCTGGAGGCCCACCGCCCCCGGGTGGTGGCCCTGGCCCACATGTCCAACGTCCTGGGCACCATCAATCCCGTTCCGGAGCTGGCCCGGCAAGCCCGCGCCGCCGGCGCGGTGGTGGTGGTGGATGGGGCCCAGAGCGTCCCCCACCTGCCCGTGGACGTGGGTTCCCTGGGGGCCGACTTCCTGGCCTTTTCCGCCCACAAGATGCTGGGCCCCACCGGCTTGGGCGTGCTCTACGGCCGCCGGGAGCGGCTGGCCGAGATGGAACCCCTGCTGGGCGGGGGCGGGATGATCCGGCGGGTGGAGGTGGACCGGTCCACCTGGGCCGATCCGCCCCAGCGTTTCGAGGCAGGGACGCCCCCCATCGCCGAGGCGGCGGCCTTCACCGCGGCCCTGGACTACCTGCAGCGGCTGGGTCTGGAGGCGGTGGCCGCCCACGAGCGCGAGCTGGTGCGCTACGCCTGGGAGCGGCTGCAACAGGTGCCGGGCCTGATCCTCTATGGCCCGGGCCCCGAACACCGGGGCGGTGTGATCAGCTTCACCCTGGAGGGAGTCCACCCCCACGACCTGGCCCAGGTGCTGGACGGCGAGGGCGTGGCCATCCGGGCCGGCCACCACTGCACCCAGCCCCTGCATCGCCACCTGGGCGTGGTCGCCACCGCCCGGGCCAGCTTCTACATCTATAATGACCGGGACGACGTGGACCGGCTGGTTGACGGTATCGAAAAGGCCCGGCGCCTGCTGACCGGCCCCTGA
- the trxB gene encoding thioredoxin-disulfide reductase — protein sequence MSSQRVVIVGSGPAGLTAAIYAARANLDTTVVAGWEAGGQLMLTTEVENFPGFPEGILGPDLMARMRQQAERAGARFVDGDVTGVDFSRRPFRLQVGSTELEADAVILATGASAKWLGLPSEKRLMGRGVSSCATCDGAFFRDQDVVVVGGGDTAMEEALYLARICRSVTVVHRRDRLRASKIMQERAMANDKIRFVWDSVVEDILGEEKVEGVRVRNVKTGQTSEIPCAAVFVAIGHKPNTDFLRGHLDLDERGYVIADGPRTSIPGVFVAGDVRDHRYRQAVTAAAEGCKAAMEAAWFLEGTSDVVPPAGAVPAAQGQDAASTGGR from the coding sequence ATGTCCTCCCAGCGTGTGGTCATCGTCGGCTCCGGCCCCGCCGGCCTGACGGCGGCGATCTACGCCGCCCGGGCCAACCTGGATACGACCGTCGTGGCGGGGTGGGAAGCCGGCGGCCAGCTGATGCTCACCACCGAGGTGGAGAACTTCCCAGGCTTTCCCGAGGGGATCCTGGGGCCCGACCTGATGGCCCGCATGCGCCAGCAAGCCGAGCGGGCCGGGGCCCGGTTCGTCGACGGTGATGTGACCGGCGTGGATTTCAGCCGCCGGCCCTTCCGCCTTCAGGTCGGTTCCACGGAGCTGGAGGCCGACGCCGTGATCCTGGCCACGGGCGCCTCGGCCAAGTGGCTGGGCCTGCCCAGCGAGAAGCGGCTCATGGGCCGCGGCGTCTCCAGCTGCGCCACCTGTGACGGGGCCTTCTTCCGGGATCAGGACGTGGTGGTGGTGGGCGGCGGCGACACCGCCATGGAAGAGGCCCTCTACCTGGCCCGCATCTGCCGCTCGGTGACGGTGGTCCACCGCCGCGACCGGCTGCGCGCCAGCAAGATCATGCAGGAGCGGGCCATGGCCAACGACAAGATCCGCTTCGTCTGGGATTCGGTGGTCGAGGACATCCTGGGCGAAGAGAAGGTCGAAGGCGTGCGCGTTCGCAACGTGAAGACCGGACAGACCAGCGAGATCCCGTGCGCTGCCGTCTTCGTGGCCATCGGCCACAAGCCCAACACCGACTTCCTGCGGGGCCATCTGGACCTGGACGAACGCGGCTACGTCATCGCCGACGGCCCGCGCACCAGCATCCCGGGCGTCTTCGTGGCGGGGGATGTGCGCGACCACCGCTACCGCCAGGCGGTGACGGCGGCGGCGGAGGGGTGCAAGGCCGCCATGGAGGCCGCCTGGTTCCTGGAAGGGACCAGTGACGTGGTGCCGCCCGCCGGCGCGGTGCCGGCCGCCCAGGGCCAGGATGCGGCATCCACCGGCGGCCGCTAG
- the sufC gene encoding Fe-S cluster assembly ATPase SufC has product MASTLEIRELRCNVEDKEILKGVNLTVRQGEVHAIMGPNGSGKSTLAYTLMGHPRYEVTGGEVLLDGENLLELPPDERARKGLFLAFQYPQEVPGVTVANFLRTAVNSVRGEAPAGPAGSGKNLAALAALQKEIEGALEQLRWDPSFTRRYLNEGFSGGEKKKGEMLQMAVLKPKFAIMDETDSGLDIDALKDVARVFNSLRGPELGAIIITHYQRILQYIEPDFVHIMVDGRIVRSGGRELAEEVEAKGYDWIKAQVG; this is encoded by the coding sequence ATGGCGTCGACGCTGGAGATCCGCGAGCTGCGCTGCAACGTTGAAGACAAGGAAATCCTCAAGGGCGTGAACCTGACGGTCCGCCAGGGCGAGGTCCACGCCATCATGGGCCCCAACGGGTCCGGCAAGAGCACGCTGGCGTACACCCTGATGGGCCACCCCCGCTACGAGGTGACCGGCGGCGAGGTCCTTCTGGACGGCGAGAACCTGCTGGAGCTACCGCCGGACGAGCGGGCGCGCAAGGGCCTGTTCCTCGCCTTCCAGTATCCTCAGGAAGTGCCCGGCGTGACCGTGGCCAACTTCCTGCGCACCGCAGTGAACTCCGTGCGGGGCGAAGCGCCGGCGGGCCCCGCCGGGTCGGGGAAGAACCTGGCCGCCCTGGCTGCCCTGCAAAAGGAGATCGAGGGTGCCCTGGAGCAGTTGCGCTGGGATCCCTCCTTCACGCGCCGCTACCTGAACGAAGGCTTCTCCGGCGGCGAGAAGAAGAAGGGCGAGATGCTCCAGATGGCGGTGCTGAAGCCCAAGTTCGCCATCATGGACGAGACGGACTCCGGTCTGGACATCGACGCCCTCAAGGACGTGGCCCGGGTCTTCAACAGCCTGCGGGGGCCGGAGCTGGGCGCCATCATCATTACCCACTACCAGCGCATCCTGCAGTACATTGAGCCCGATTTCGTCCACATCATGGTCGACGGGCGCATCGTCCGTTCCGGCGGCCGTGAGCTGGCCGAAGAGGTGGAAGCCAAGGGTTACGACTGGATCAAGGCGCAGGTCGGCTGA
- the sufU gene encoding Fe-S cluster assembly sulfur transfer protein SufU, with product MGSDFYRENILDHYRNPRNRGHLEGAQIRHEDLNPLCGDQVRFEVRLDPQGRVEAAAFDGRGCAISQASASMLTEAVQGKTLEEIKAMDKDDVLALLGIPLSPVRLKCALLALKVLQAGIYRYEAEQAGGPA from the coding sequence GTGGGCAGCGATTTCTACCGGGAAAACATCCTGGACCACTACCGCAACCCGCGCAACCGCGGCCACCTGGAGGGAGCCCAGATCCGGCACGAGGATCTGAACCCCCTCTGCGGCGACCAGGTGCGCTTTGAGGTACGGCTGGATCCCCAGGGGAGGGTGGAAGCAGCCGCCTTTGACGGCCGCGGCTGCGCCATCAGCCAGGCGTCGGCTTCCATGCTGACCGAAGCGGTCCAGGGCAAGACCCTGGAGGAGATCAAGGCCATGGACAAGGACGACGTCCTGGCCCTCCTGGGCATTCCCTTGAGCCCGGTGCGGCTCAAGTGCGCCCTGCTGGCTCTGAAGGTCCTGCAGGCCGGCATCTACCGGTATGAGGCGGAACAAGCCGGGGGCCCGGCTTGA
- the sufD gene encoding Fe-S cluster assembly protein SufD — protein MAKSVDNLETLAQAQGFTAELVDRIARAHDEPDWLVERRREAFRIFSELPLPSWRHTRVDDLKLERLRPVAPASALPAWAEASLPPAAEAAAIAVQVDGRVEVTHLDPALAERGLVVTDLHTAARTHGELVQKYFMQSGLDAGADRFAALHAAFWTGGFFVYVPRGLVVEKPIYLVNLITGRAAGASVSGHGLVVLDEQAEATLFDESDAHDLAEAALYTGQLEIHVQPAARLNYVSFQNWRGPVREFSQKAGVVRRDATLLVTTGFFGGSQTRHQFFLDMVEPGASMEHILAYAAAGQQHFDLFTRSRHGAPSTFGNMTARGILTGSSRLVYQGLIRIDRGAHKSEDYLSSNTLILSPEAKVLDDIPSLEIEADDVKASHGATVGQIDQEQLFYLRSRGLDEKQARRLLVSGFFEPLLGKIPNEAAQERISELVLEKVV, from the coding sequence ATGGCCAAGTCCGTGGACAACCTGGAAACCCTGGCGCAGGCGCAGGGGTTCACGGCCGAACTGGTGGACCGCATCGCTCGCGCCCACGACGAGCCCGACTGGCTGGTGGAGCGCCGGCGGGAAGCCTTCCGCATCTTTTCCGAGCTGCCCCTGCCGTCCTGGCGGCATACCCGGGTGGATGACCTGAAGCTGGAGCGGCTCCGGCCCGTGGCGCCGGCCTCGGCGCTGCCGGCCTGGGCCGAGGCCTCCCTGCCGCCCGCGGCGGAGGCCGCCGCCATCGCCGTCCAGGTGGATGGCCGCGTGGAGGTGACCCACCTGGACCCGGCCCTGGCCGAACGGGGGCTCGTGGTCACCGACCTGCACACCGCTGCCCGGACCCACGGGGAACTGGTGCAGAAGTATTTCATGCAGAGCGGCCTGGACGCCGGTGCCGACCGGTTCGCCGCCCTGCACGCGGCCTTCTGGACCGGGGGCTTCTTCGTCTACGTGCCGCGGGGCCTGGTGGTGGAAAAGCCGATCTACCTGGTCAACCTGATCACCGGCCGGGCGGCGGGTGCCAGCGTCTCCGGCCACGGCCTGGTGGTGCTGGACGAGCAGGCCGAGGCGACCCTGTTCGACGAGAGCGACGCCCATGACCTGGCGGAAGCGGCCCTCTACACCGGCCAGCTGGAGATTCACGTGCAGCCGGCCGCCCGCTTGAATTACGTCAGCTTTCAGAACTGGCGCGGCCCGGTGCGGGAGTTTTCCCAGAAGGCCGGCGTGGTCCGGCGGGATGCGACCCTGCTGGTCACCACGGGCTTCTTCGGCGGGAGCCAGACCCGCCACCAGTTCTTCCTGGATATGGTCGAGCCCGGCGCCAGCATGGAGCACATCCTGGCCTACGCCGCGGCGGGCCAGCAGCACTTCGACCTCTTTACCCGCAGCCGGCACGGTGCTCCCAGCACCTTCGGCAACATGACGGCCCGGGGCATCCTGACGGGCTCCTCCCGGCTGGTCTACCAGGGGCTGATCCGCATCGATCGGGGCGCCCACAAGAGCGAGGACTACCTGAGCAGCAACACCCTGATCCTCTCGCCCGAGGCAAAGGTGCTGGACGATATCCCGAGCCTCGAGATCGAGGCCGACGATGTCAAGGCCAGCCACGGTGCCACCGTGGGCCAGATCGACCAGGAGCAGCTGTTCTACCTGCGCAGCCGCGGCCTGGACGAAAAGCAGGCCCGGCGCCTGCTGGTCAGCGGCTTCTTTGAGCCGCTCCTGGGCAAGATCCCCAACGAGGCGGCCCAGGAACGCATCAGCGAGCTGGTCCTGGAAAAGGTGGTCTGA